The following are encoded together in the Bacteroidales bacterium genome:
- a CDS encoding enoyl-CoA hydratase/isomerase family protein → MEFEILNLSVEEGIALVTINRPKALNALNTRFFNEMDAMVEKISNMPEVKVMIITGEGKAFVAGADIAEMVDKDQQQGSDFSRLGQNTFRSLGNMEIPVIAAINGFSLGGGLELAMGCDFRIASTKAKFGQPEVNLGLIPGYAGTQRLPRLVGLADALYLLMTAEMIGAEDALRIGLVQKVVEPEHLMEETMKIARLIASKGPRAVKLIKKVVRKGLAGSFEDGSELEAINFGSLFGKGNEGEIGMKAFLNKEQPKWE, encoded by the coding sequence ATGGAATTTGAAATTTTGAATTTATCCGTTGAAGAGGGCATTGCATTGGTTACGATCAACCGTCCAAAAGCATTAAATGCACTGAATACCAGGTTTTTTAACGAAATGGATGCGATGGTCGAAAAAATCAGTAACATGCCTGAGGTCAAAGTGATGATCATTACCGGCGAAGGAAAAGCTTTTGTTGCCGGAGCTGACATTGCCGAAATGGTGGACAAAGATCAGCAGCAGGGCAGTGATTTTTCAAGGCTTGGCCAAAATACATTCAGAAGCCTTGGAAATATGGAAATACCCGTAATAGCGGCTATTAATGGTTTTTCGCTTGGCGGCGGACTCGAACTGGCCATGGGCTGCGATTTCAGGATTGCCAGCACCAAAGCCAAATTTGGTCAGCCGGAAGTTAATTTAGGTTTAATACCCGGATACGCAGGGACTCAACGACTTCCACGCCTTGTTGGTCTTGCCGACGCACTTTACCTGCTGATGACCGCCGAGATGATTGGCGCGGAGGATGCACTCCGTATCGGGCTGGTGCAAAAAGTGGTTGAGCCTGAGCATCTGATGGAAGAAACCATGAAAATTGCCAGGCTGATCGCTTCCAAAGGACCAAGAGCAGTTAAACTTATCAAGAAGGTTGTAAGAAAAGGACTGGCAGGCAGTTTTGAGGATGGTTCGGAACTGGAAGCAATCAATTTCGGCTCACTTTTCGGCAAAGGTAATGAAGGAGAGATTGGAATGAAAGCATTCTTGAATAAAGAGCAACCTAAGTGGGAGTAA
- a CDS encoding 3-hydroxyacyl-CoA dehydrogenase family protein produces the protein MNYDERLQKVSVLGAAGKMGSGILLLTAVEMANLSLKPENKGKTFVLNAIDLSEEGLAGLMKYLKVQVRKIAEKKMVWLREAYASRQDLIENGEILDEYIFDVMNIVRPVTAMEVAYGSNLIFEAIAENQALKVKIFKQIDQNNPNKPWFFTNTSSIPIHMLNNEAGLGGRILGFHFYNPPAIQRLVELITISENSAEMNDFANAYAKSLKKVVVPSNDFAGFIGNGHFMRDALHGIAEAEILMKDFSFAESVYMVNRITQDYLVRPMGIFQLIDYVGVDVVRFIMGVMNPYNEKETLHSPLLDQLFDLGVKGGQNSDGSQKDGFLKYEKGKPIAIYDLQKRAYVPVVNFSAKCDEHLGPLPTGYQPWKSVNFSKNKEDLLNAHFEGIETLKTIGGQLARNYHRRSFDIGKQLVSTGVANSDEDVNTVMLTGFFHAYGPINNYLN, from the coding sequence ATGAACTACGACGAAAGATTACAAAAAGTGAGTGTGCTGGGTGCTGCCGGAAAGATGGGCAGTGGCATTCTGCTTTTAACGGCCGTGGAGATGGCCAATCTCAGCCTTAAGCCCGAAAACAAAGGGAAAACATTTGTGCTCAATGCCATTGACCTTTCCGAGGAAGGGCTGGCCGGTCTGATGAAATACCTCAAAGTGCAGGTGAGGAAAATTGCTGAAAAGAAAATGGTGTGGCTGCGCGAAGCATATGCCAGCCGTCAGGATTTGATCGAAAATGGTGAGATCCTTGACGAATACATCTTTGACGTGATGAACATCGTGAGGCCGGTAACTGCAATGGAGGTTGCTTATGGCTCCAACCTCATCTTTGAGGCCATTGCCGAAAACCAGGCACTAAAGGTTAAAATCTTCAAACAGATTGATCAGAACAACCCCAACAAACCCTGGTTCTTCACTAACACCTCCTCCATTCCGATTCACATGTTGAATAACGAAGCTGGATTAGGCGGGCGCATTCTCGGATTCCATTTTTACAATCCACCCGCAATACAACGCCTGGTTGAGTTGATTACCATCAGCGAAAACAGTGCGGAGATGAATGACTTTGCCAACGCTTACGCAAAGAGTCTGAAAAAGGTGGTAGTGCCATCAAACGACTTTGCGGGCTTTATTGGTAACGGCCACTTCATGCGTGATGCGCTGCATGGCATTGCCGAAGCGGAAATCCTGATGAAAGATTTCTCCTTTGCTGAATCGGTTTATATGGTCAACCGGATTACACAGGATTACCTGGTTCGTCCGATGGGTATCTTCCAATTGATTGATTACGTTGGTGTTGATGTGGTGCGTTTCATCATGGGAGTAATGAACCCTTACAATGAAAAGGAAACGCTACACAGTCCGCTGCTCGATCAGCTTTTTGATTTGGGTGTAAAAGGGGGACAAAACTCTGATGGCTCGCAAAAAGATGGTTTCCTCAAATATGAAAAAGGAAAACCGATTGCCATTTATGACTTGCAAAAAAGGGCATATGTTCCGGTTGTAAATTTTTCAGCAAAATGCGATGAACACCTTGGCCCATTGCCCACTGGTTATCAACCATGGAAATCAGTGAACTTCAGCAAAAATAAAGAAGACTTACTGAATGCTCATTTTGAAGGGATAGAGACCCTTAAAACCATTGGTGGTCAATTAGCCAGAAACTATCACCGTCGCTCATTCGACATAGGAAAACAACTGGTTAGTACTGGAGTTGCCAATAGCGATGAAGATGTGAACACTGTCATGCTCACTGGATTTTTCCATGCCTATGGCCCAATTAATAACTATTTAAATTAA
- a CDS encoding four helix bundle protein, with protein MKKGFRALLAYQKGFDLALEIFEVSKLFPNEEKYSLTDQIRRSSRSVCANIGEGYRKRQYPAHFVSKISDSDMENTESQVWLDFALASKYIDESLYNDLIEKSEEVGRLLSFMIQNPDKFR; from the coding sequence ATTAAGAAGGGCTTCAGGGCGTTACTTGCTTATCAGAAAGGATTTGACCTTGCGTTGGAGATATTTGAAGTTTCAAAGTTGTTTCCGAATGAAGAAAAATACAGTCTGACAGATCAAATACGCAGGTCATCAAGATCGGTTTGCGCTAATATCGGAGAAGGCTATCGTAAACGACAATACCCGGCGCATTTTGTTAGCAAAATTTCCGACTCAGATATGGAAAATACTGAATCCCAGGTGTGGCTTGACTTTGCATTAGCTTCTAAATATATTGATGAATCACTTTATAATGATCTGATTGAAAAATCAGAAGAAGTTGGGAGGCTACTTTCTTTTATGATTCAAAATCCGGATAAATTTCGGTAA
- a CDS encoding 3-ketoacyl-CoA thiolase has protein sequence MKKMQKKVYMAAGYNTISMGTGRNEFNPKKERPGLEHYISEAGKGTLAQIGGAKNVDESVIGNFMAARFNKQGHLAGFIPMIDEGLTFKPSIRVEAACASGGMALITGIKNVLAGADTVLALGVEVQNTMKAIYGADVLAGAGWFERRKNGHAYFFPGQFSDRAGAYYEKYGKEYARKGLSRWYRNAIENARLCATAQEFHNTNPDPEGTCFKMEPSGKTFVDHLNVLDCSKVSDAACAIAILSEEGLAKCGIEKKNAVEVVGFATSERDITKNPTDLTVMETIRDAARKALAHAGITIHDLATIETHDCFTIAGILAVEALGFAKPGEGADFVYQGHTARNGKIPINTTGGLVGWGHPTGGTGVHQAVTIWEQLTGRTGDAQIEIPAEKPYGMTINMGGDDVSAVAIVYRKLE, from the coding sequence ATGAAAAAGATGCAGAAGAAAGTATATATGGCTGCCGGTTACAACACGATTTCTATGGGTACCGGTCGAAATGAGTTTAACCCGAAAAAGGAGAGGCCAGGACTGGAACATTATATTTCGGAAGCCGGAAAAGGGACGCTGGCGCAAATCGGTGGAGCAAAAAATGTGGACGAGAGTGTGATAGGGAATTTTATGGCAGCACGCTTTAACAAGCAGGGTCATCTGGCAGGATTTATCCCAATGATTGACGAGGGATTGACTTTCAAACCCAGTATCAGGGTGGAAGCAGCATGTGCTTCGGGAGGTATGGCGCTGATCACCGGAATAAAAAATGTGCTGGCCGGAGCTGACACTGTTTTGGCTCTTGGCGTAGAGGTGCAAAATACCATGAAAGCCATTTATGGCGCCGATGTGCTGGCTGGCGCAGGATGGTTCGAAAGGCGTAAAAACGGGCACGCTTACTTTTTCCCCGGACAGTTCAGCGATCGTGCCGGAGCTTACTATGAAAAATATGGAAAAGAATATGCCCGCAAAGGCCTTTCGCGCTGGTATCGCAACGCCATCGAAAATGCACGCCTTTGTGCTACGGCACAAGAATTCCACAACACCAACCCCGATCCTGAAGGTACTTGCTTCAAAATGGAACCCAGCGGAAAAACTTTTGTTGATCATTTGAATGTGTTGGATTGTTCCAAAGTATCTGACGCTGCGTGCGCCATTGCCATACTTTCGGAAGAAGGGCTTGCCAAATGCGGGATTGAAAAGAAAAACGCCGTTGAAGTTGTAGGATTTGCCACCTCTGAAAGAGATATTACAAAAAATCCGACCGACCTCACGGTGATGGAAACCATCAGGGATGCAGCTCGCAAAGCACTGGCTCATGCCGGCATCACCATCCACGATCTGGCCACCATAGAGACCCACGACTGTTTTACAATTGCTGGCATTCTTGCCGTTGAAGCACTCGGATTTGCCAAACCCGGCGAAGGCGCCGATTTCGTTTATCAGGGTCACACTGCCCGCAACGGCAAAATCCCGATCAACACCACCGGTGGGCTGGTTGGGTGGGGGCATCCAACAGGAGGAACAGGTGTTCACCAGGCTGTAACCATCTGGGAGCAACTCACCGGAAGAACCGGCGATGCCCAGATCGAAATTCCTGCTGAAAAACCTTACGGAATGACCATCAACATGGGCGGCGACGACGTAAGTGCAGTGGCGATTGTGTACAGGAAGTTGGAATAG
- a CDS encoding TonB-dependent receptor, whose product MKRILFLSGIFILLSFGSLAQNVAGKVYGLDEKNRKTPLTGVNVYWAHNLQGTTTDSKGFFAIEQEEHNHGDSNEDNHDGHLLVFSFVGYVSDTIHIHQDNRNLEIVLSTISELEGVEVSARQSGSHISRVNPIVTQQINSTELRKAACCNLSESFETNASVDVNYSDAVTGAKQIQLLGLAGIYSQLMIENIPNYYGLANSYGLMWVPGTWMESIQVSKGTAAVINGYESIAGQINVEYKKPNNSEKLFLNLFGDSDGRIESNINAATKLDPNWATMIYGHVSNNSSRDDHNGDGFLDHPLYTQYNFFNRWEYFGKHYEAQFGVQFLDEDRTGGQMNFNQSDDRNADNPYGIGIHNKRWQFFAKNGFLLNRPETSIAMISSYTWHDQETFFGLRDYTARQNSFYNNLIFQSYIGNTQHSFTTGISYIYNDYDEVLSDSAFAMSESVPGVYFQYTYNNPEKFTFIAGMRADFHNIYGTFYTPRVHARYALTPKTVVRASAGKGYRTPNVIAENISFLASSRDLNTLELLKQEEAWNFGTHITQYVDLFGKEMTISADYYRTEFQNQVIVDIDADVRQIRLYNLNGKSYSNSAQLEISYELIKGLDLVAAYRINDVKMTVNEELQRKPLVSKYKGLVTLSYATNMNRWQFDFTSQFNGGGRLPNTSGNPPEYRLEENFPAYTNLNAQITRYFRKWSIYAGGENLLNYTQHHPIVAANDPFGDYFDASMVWGPIMGSKYYVGLRFAIE is encoded by the coding sequence ATGAAAAGGATATTATTTTTATCAGGAATATTCATCTTGCTCTCCTTCGGTTCGTTGGCTCAAAACGTAGCCGGAAAGGTTTATGGGCTGGATGAGAAAAACAGGAAGACGCCTTTGACCGGTGTGAATGTTTACTGGGCGCATAACTTGCAGGGGACTACAACTGATTCCAAAGGTTTTTTCGCCATCGAACAGGAAGAGCATAATCATGGAGATTCGAACGAAGATAATCATGACGGGCACTTATTGGTTTTCAGCTTTGTGGGTTATGTCAGCGACACCATTCACATTCATCAGGACAACCGAAATCTTGAAATTGTGTTGTCAACCATCAGTGAACTGGAGGGTGTCGAAGTGAGTGCCAGACAATCCGGTTCGCACATCTCAAGGGTAAATCCAATAGTTACACAGCAGATTAACAGTACTGAACTCAGAAAAGCGGCCTGTTGCAATCTTTCAGAAAGTTTCGAGACCAATGCCTCTGTGGATGTAAATTACAGCGATGCCGTCACTGGCGCCAAACAGATTCAATTGCTGGGGCTGGCAGGTATTTACAGCCAGTTGATGATCGAGAATATACCAAATTATTACGGGCTGGCCAACAGTTACGGCCTGATGTGGGTTCCGGGTACGTGGATGGAATCCATACAGGTTTCAAAAGGAACTGCAGCGGTGATTAACGGGTATGAATCCATCGCAGGCCAGATTAATGTCGAGTATAAAAAGCCCAACAATAGCGAGAAGCTTTTCCTCAACCTTTTTGGCGACAGCGATGGCCGGATTGAAAGCAACATCAACGCCGCAACCAAATTAGATCCAAATTGGGCTACTATGATATATGGTCATGTAAGTAACAATAGTTCAAGGGACGACCACAATGGTGATGGCTTTCTTGATCATCCGCTTTACACCCAATACAATTTTTTTAATCGTTGGGAGTATTTCGGGAAACACTATGAGGCCCAGTTTGGGGTTCAATTTCTTGACGAAGACCGAACCGGGGGCCAGATGAATTTTAATCAATCTGATGACCGGAATGCTGATAACCCTTATGGCATAGGTATTCACAATAAACGCTGGCAGTTTTTTGCTAAAAACGGATTTTTACTCAACCGTCCTGAAACCAGCATCGCTATGATTAGTTCTTACACCTGGCACGATCAGGAAACATTTTTTGGATTACGGGATTACACGGCACGACAGAACAGTTTTTACAACAACCTGATCTTCCAGTCGTACATCGGAAACACGCAACACAGCTTCACCACCGGGATCAGCTACATTTACAACGATTATGATGAAGTATTGAGCGACAGTGCATTTGCAATGAGTGAAAGTGTGCCGGGTGTTTATTTTCAATATACCTATAACAACCCGGAGAAATTCACATTCATTGCCGGAATGAGAGCTGATTTCCATAACATTTACGGGACTTTTTACACGCCAAGAGTTCATGCCCGCTATGCCCTGACACCGAAAACTGTTGTAAGGGCATCGGCAGGGAAAGGTTACCGGACTCCGAATGTGATTGCCGAAAATATTTCTTTTCTTGCCAGCAGCCGCGACTTAAACACACTTGAACTGTTGAAGCAGGAGGAGGCCTGGAATTTTGGAACACATATCACGCAATATGTTGATTTGTTTGGAAAGGAGATGACCATCAGCGCAGATTATTACCGGACTGAGTTTCAAAACCAGGTGATTGTTGACATTGACGCAGATGTCAGACAAATCAGGTTGTATAACCTCAATGGTAAATCTTACTCCAACAGTGCGCAACTGGAGATTAGCTATGAGTTAATTAAAGGGCTTGATCTTGTGGCAGCCTATCGTATCAACGATGTGAAAATGACCGTCAACGAAGAATTGCAGCGTAAGCCTTTGGTGAGCAAATATAAAGGGTTGGTTACACTTTCGTATGCCACCAATATGAACCGATGGCAGTTTGATTTTACAAGCCAGTTTAATGGCGGCGGCAGATTACCAAACACATCTGGAAATCCCCCGGAATACAGGCTTGAAGAAAACTTTCCTGCCTATACAAACCTGAACGCTCAAATAACACGCTATTTTAGAAAATGGAGCATTTATGCCGGAGGTGAAAACCTCCTGAATTATACCCAGCACCACCCGATTGTGGCCGC